The genomic segment TAATAATGCGGATAAAGCGACAACAAGTAATTTTTTCATTACGAAATTACCTCCTGAAATATAAATATAAATTATTAAATTGTGTAAAAAATTTTGATAAACATAATATATATAATCAACTAAAAATTTTCAATGCGTGAATTTATGTATATTGCGGAAAATATTTTTAGAGAGTGCGAGGGCGTGAGTCAAAAAATTTTCGTGTTCATGTAAAAAATTGCGTGTAATAAAAAATTTTCTCCTGTGTTCGTGTTCGTGTTCGTGTAAAAAATTTCGTGTCTATTCATGAGAGAGTCAAAAAATTTTGCTGTTTTTCTTGTAAAAAATTGCCTGTGTGATAAAAAATTTTCTCATGTGTTCGTGTGAGAGAGTCAAATATATCCGCGTGAAAATCTCTAAAAAATTTTGCTGCATTTCTCGTAATAATAGGCGTGATAATTTTCTGTGTGTTCGTGTGAATTCGTCAAAAAATTTTGTTCATATTCGCGTAAAAGTCTCTAAAAAATTTCGCTGATTCTCCCGCAAAAATTCTCGCAAAAAAATTATAATACAACAAAAAATTTTTACTTTATGAGTCATTGCTATAACCGGAAAATTTTAATATTTCTGTAGCTGTAAATGTAGCTGTAAAATCTCTCTCTTAATTAATAAATTTCACGCAAATATTCTATCATGTATAATTATAATCACTCACAAAAAAATTTTATAGAAACGGGGTTATCTAAATTGTTAAAGGGTATTCCTGATGTATTATCCGGCGATTTGCTGAAGGTTTTAGCAGACATGGGACACGGCGACAAGTTAGTAATTTCTGACGGCAACTTCCCGGCGGCTTCAATGGGCAAAAATGGAGTAGTTATTAACTGTAAGGGGCTTGGAGTTCCTGAAATTCTTGACGCTGTATTGAGTTTATTTCCGCTTGATACTTTTGTTGATAAGCCTGTTACTTTAATGAAAGTAGTTCCCGGCCAAGAAGTAGAGACTCCCATATGGGACACTTACAAGCAAATAATCTCGAAATATGACGAGCGCGGAGAAAATGCGATTAATTTTGTAGAAAGATTTGACTTTTACGAGGAGTCAAAAAAATCATATGCCATCATTGCAACGAGTGAGAGCGCTTTATATGCCTGTATGATTCTGCAAAAAGGAGTAATTAAGCCGTGAAAGTTTTATCGTTCGGATCTCTAAATATTGACTATGTTTATAACGTGCCTCATTTTATAGTGAGAGGTGAGACTCTGGCGGCAAAATCCCTTAACACTTACAGCGGCGGGAAGGGGTTAAATCAATCTGTCGCACTTTCACGGGCCGGCTTAAAAGTTTTCCATGCGGGTGCAGTCGGGGAAGGGGCAAATTTTTTACTTGATGAGCTTGTTTCAGCCGGAGTAAATATTGACTTTATAGCAAAACTCGAAAATATTCGCACTGGTCATACTATAATACAACGCAGTGATGACGGCGATAACTGCATAATTCTTTACGGCGGAGCGAATCAGGCAATTACTCGCGAACAAATAAATAGAACTCTTGAGAATTTCACAAGCGGTGATGCCCTAGTAATTCAGAACGAAATAAACGAAATCGAGTATTTATCCAAATGCGCGCGTGAGAAAAATATGATTGTAGCCTTTAATCCGTCGCCTATGGACTCGAGTATTATTCCCGTGTTTAACAATGCTGATTATATTTTGCTTAACGAGATAGAGGCCGGGCAATTCCTGAATCAGGATATTACAAGCATGACTCCGGAAGAAATAGTCGGCGGACTTTGCGAAAAATTACC from the Synergistaceae bacterium genome contains:
- a CDS encoding fucose isomerase, producing MLKGIPDVLSGDLLKVLADMGHGDKLVISDGNFPAASMGKNGVVINCKGLGVPEILDAVLSLFPLDTFVDKPVTLMKVVPGQEVETPIWDTYKQIISKYDERGENAINFVERFDFYEESKKSYAIIATSESALYACMILQKGVIKP
- a CDS encoding ribokinase, whose product is MKVLSFGSLNIDYVYNVPHFIVRGETLAAKSLNTYSGGKGLNQSVALSRAGLKVFHAGAVGEGANFLLDELVSAGVNIDFIAKLENIRTGHTIIQRSDDGDNCIILYGGANQAITREQINRTLENFTSGDALVIQNEINEIEYLSKCAREKNMIVAFNPSPMDSSIIPVFNNADYILLNEIEAGQFLNQDITSMTPEEIVGGLCEKLPDSKIVLTLGVNGSIYRDKNIICRQEAIKVKAVDTTAAGDTFTGFFLSGIFEGQSPEWAMKFAANASAIAVTRPGAAPSIPSRNEVLAKL